The Hymenobacter swuensis DY53 genome includes the window CCGGTAAATGTTGCTCGACAGGCGCGAGGAGCCATCCACGCGCACCGTAGCCGTGATGGAGTAGCGGTTGTCGTAGGCGTAGTTCAGGCGGCCCATGTAGGAAATGATGTCCCATTTCCCCTCGAAGCTGGTAGCCGAGGTGGGGGTGCCGGTGCCCAGGTTGGAAGCCAGCTGGTAGTTGGCCAGCAGGTTTTGGGCGCCGGTGCCGAAGCCGTCGTTGCGGAAGCCCTGCCAGCTGTAGAGGCCGGTGAAGTTCACATCATGCTTTTCGGCAAACGTGCGGTTATACAGCAGCAGGTTCTCGGCCAGCAGGTTGAACGCAGTATTGGTGGAGCGCCCCGCCGCGCTTTGCTGGTTGCCGCGGATGGTGGTACCGCTGGCGCCGAAGTTCTCGTTGAACTCGGCGCGGGCATCTAAGCCCAGGTTGAAGCGGTAGTCGAGCCCCTTGAGCAGGTTTACCTGGGCATACAGGCTATTGAACGTGCGGATGCGCCGACGCTGGTCCAGGCGGCCGTTCTCGATGTAGTTGGTCAGCGGGTTCGAGTACGCGGTTTCGCCGTCCACGGGGTAGAGTTTGGGCGTGCCATCGGGGTTATAGGGCGTGGCCAGCGGACTAGAGGTCAATATGTTGTACATATTGTTCAGGCCCGGGTCTTTCTGCTGGGTGAAGGTATTGAGCGTGTTCAGACCCACCTTCACCCGCTTGCCGATCTGCTGGTCGAGGGTGCCGCGCAGGGAGTAACGCTTGATGCTCTGCACCGGCACAATGGCCGTTTCGTCGTAGTAGCCCAGCGAAGCCGAGTACTGGGTCTGCTCGGTACCGCCGCTCAGGCCCAGGGCGTGGTTCTGGATGCGGCCGTTCTGGTACAGCAGGTCCTGGTAGTCGAAGTCGCGGCCGGCAGCGAGGTTAGCCTTTTCGTCGTCGGTGAGGAAGCCGGCGGCCGTGTTCGGGTCCAGACCAGCGGCCCGGAAGGCCTCCGAGCGGAAATTGAAGTACTCCTGCCCGTTCTGCAGGTCGTACTGGCCGTAGGCCTTCTTCACACCGTAGTAGGCGCTGTACGTAGCACGCGGGGCGCCGGCCTTGCCGCGCTTGGTAGTAATGAGAATAACGCCGTTGGCGCCACGAGCCCCGTAGATGGCCGTCGAGGAAGCGTCTTTCAGCACTTCCAGGGAGGTAATGTCGTCGGGGTTCAGGTCGTTCAGGCTGCCGTCGAAGGGCACACCATCCACCACCAGCAGCGGGTCGTTGGAGCCGGCGAAGGAGCGGTTGCCCCGGATGCGGATAACCGGGGCCTGCCCGGGGGTGGTATTGGCGCTGCTGATGTTAACGCCCGCCGCCCGGCCCTGCAGGGCCTGCCCGATGTTGGCCACTGGCACATCGCGCAGGGCCTGCTCGTTTACCGACGAAATAGCGCCTGTTACCTGGCTTTTCTTTTGCGTGCCGTAGCCCACTACCTGCACCTCGTTGAGGGCCGTGGTATTGGTAGCCAAACGAATGGCCAGCGAGCTACCGGACACCTGTACCTCCTGGCTGTTGAAGCCAATGGCGCTGATCACCAGCGTGCTGCCCTGAGGCGCTGTCAGAACGAAGCTGCCATCGGCCGCAGTGGAAACGCCGTTGCTGGTTCCCTTCTGAATAATGGTCACGCCCGGCAGACCTTCTCCGGTATCCAGACTGGTAATCTTACCGGAAATTGTCTGCCCCGTTTGGGCAAACGCGCTGCTGGTAAGCAGCAGCGAGCTGGCGAGGGGAAAGCCAACGGCCGTCAGGAGCGGCCAGCTCAGGCCTAGGGCCGTTTTGCGTAGTGGTGTGAACATGGGACTATGGGAATTGGAACTGTGGGAAGTATGCAGGTGGCCCGGTGGGAGCGGACCTTAAAAGCCAATAGAATTGCCGCCATCCACGGGCAGTGAAACCCCGGTGACGTAGCGGGCGGCCTCAGAGGCCAGGAATACGGCGGCGTGGCCAATATCCTGGGGCTGGCCGAACTTGCCCATGGGCGTGCGGCGCATGGCCCGGTCGCGCCGCTCGGGGTCGGAGTTCATGGCGGTGCGGCTCATCTCCGTTTCAATGAAGCCGGGGGCAATGGCGTTGATGCGCACGTTGTCCTTAGAAAACTCCGAGGCCAGCACCTTCACCATGCCCTCCACCGCCGACTTAGAAGCGGCGTAGGCCACCACCCTATCAATGCCATAGTAGGCCGCCATCGAGGAAATCATCAGAATCACGCCGCTTTTGCGGGCCACCATGCGCCGGGCGCAGGCGCGGGTGAGAGCAAACACGGCGTTCAGGTTGGTGTGCAGAATGCGGCTGAAGTCCTCATCCGTCACTTCCAGCGCCGGTTTCTTCATGTTGATGCCGGCGTTGTTCACCAGAATATCCAGCGGCCCGAAGGTGGTTTCGATGTGCGCTACCAACTCTTCCAGCTGGGCCAGGTCGCCCACATCGTTGGTGAGGTAGTGCACCGAGGGGCCGAGGTCGGCCACGGCTTCCTGTAATACAGATTCGCGGCGGCCGGTGATAACCACCGTCGCGCCGGCCACGCTCAGGCAGCGGGCAATTTCGAGGCCGATGCCGGTGCCGCCGCCCGTTACCAGGGCCAGCTTGCCCTCCAGGGAAAACGGGTTGGCCGGAGCCGGCGCGGCCTGTGGGTGAGCAGCGGAAAGAAGCGGATCAGGAGAAACCATACGAAAAAGCGAAGGAAAAGCGGCGGGGAGTTAGCGGAGCTGGTAGATATCCACCAGGGTTTTGATTTCTGGAAGCGTGCGGGTAGGCGGGGCCAGCCCGGGTGGCAACGGGCGCTGGGCAAACGTCTGGAAGTAGAGCACGCAGGCGTCGCGCCACCACTGGGCCTCGCGGTGCTGGATGCGCAGGCGAGCGGCCACGTCGGCGTGCAGGGCCGGGTCGAGGGCCGGTTTGGCCTGCTCCCACTGCCGCTGCATCCACTGCACCGAGTCGGCGCCGGTGTAGTAGCGGGTGGTCAGCTCGTCCCAGAGGGTGCGACCGGTGCTCAACTGCTGCCCCCAGCCCACGTGGTGAAACCAGAGCAGGTAGTCGGGCGGGCAGGTGGCGGGGCTGGCCCAGCGCTGCCGCGCGCCGGGCGCGTACAGCGCTAAGGCATCGGAGCCGGTGGCGGTGCGGTCGAAACCCAGGCCCGCGGCATCGGCTTTGTGGTAGTACACGGCCGTCCAGTCGGGGCGGGCGCTGCGGGCCAGCCAGGGCTCGGGGCCGTAGTGAATATCCTGGCCCATGATGTGGTGCAAACC containing:
- a CDS encoding SusC/RagA family TonB-linked outer membrane protein, with protein sequence MFTPLRKTALGLSWPLLTAVGFPLASSLLLTSSAFAQTGQTISGKITSLDTGEGLPGVTIIQKGTSNGVSTAADGSFVLTAPQGSTLVISAIGFNSQEVQVSGSSLAIRLATNTTALNEVQVVGYGTQKKSQVTGAISSVNEQALRDVPVANIGQALQGRAAGVNISSANTTPGQAPVIRIRGNRSFAGSNDPLLVVDGVPFDGSLNDLNPDDITSLEVLKDASSTAIYGARGANGVILITTKRGKAGAPRATYSAYYGVKKAYGQYDLQNGQEYFNFRSEAFRAAGLDPNTAAGFLTDDEKANLAAGRDFDYQDLLYQNGRIQNHALGLSGGTEQTQYSASLGYYDETAIVPVQSIKRYSLRGTLDQQIGKRVKVGLNTLNTFTQQKDPGLNNMYNILTSSPLATPYNPDGTPKLYPVDGETAYSNPLTNYIENGRLDQRRRIRTFNSLYAQVNLLKGLDYRFNLGLDARAEFNENFGASGTTIRGNQQSAAGRSTNTAFNLLAENLLLYNRTFAEKHDVNFTGLYSWQGFRNDGFGTGAQNLLANYQLASNLGTGTPTSATSFEGKWDIISYMGRLNYAYDNRYSITATVRVDGSSRLSSNIYRAFPSAAVAWNLANESFMQSQGWISGLKLRASYGRTGSTAVNPYQTLGSLGTGLGNGYYNFGATGVAGVRPASIPNPNLGWEYTGTTNFGLDFGFFNNRLSGSVELYQQRTNDLLLPDALPTSSGYGSFTRNIGKTQNRGLEVSLTTVNVRTESGFEWSSDWNFTRNREEVLDLGLGKDENGNQRSDISNQRFIGQPLYVFYDYKYDGIWQANEAAGATKAGTKVGQVKIQDLNGNGLVDAGDRQIIGSRQPKFEAGTTQRFRFKGFDLNAVALTRVGATIIDPVLYSPAYFTTYSGRRNQVNLPYWTPATPNNRYPQPNQSYFGDFVPNAQSLAYLSGTFIKVRSIDLGYTLPQSLVSRAKMSTARIYVQVQNPLIWSPEEYFKNNKAIDPDALSYSTRFSGSTSVNNGVAFAEGDLNSGVNNGLAGRGVNYPTTRAFIVGINVGF
- a CDS encoding SDR family NAD(P)-dependent oxidoreductase yields the protein MVSPDPLLSAAHPQAAPAPANPFSLEGKLALVTGGGTGIGLEIARCLSVAGATVVITGRRESVLQEAVADLGPSVHYLTNDVGDLAQLEELVAHIETTFGPLDILVNNAGINMKKPALEVTDEDFSRILHTNLNAVFALTRACARRMVARKSGVILMISSMAAYYGIDRVVAYAASKSAVEGMVKVLASEFSKDNVRINAIAPGFIETEMSRTAMNSDPERRDRAMRRTPMGKFGQPQDIGHAAVFLASEAARYVTGVSLPVDGGNSIGF